Part of the Brachyhypopomus gauderio isolate BG-103 chromosome 17, BGAUD_0.2, whole genome shotgun sequence genome, CTTTGTGAGGTCAAACCGAACAATTACTAATGACAATAGAAAAACATGTTGCAGTCATAAACTAGAATGTAGGACCATTAGCAACGCCATTATGAAATAAGTATGGCAGCCAAGTACAGCAAAAAAGCTCAAAGAGTTTCATTTGGCTAGAGATAATATTAATGTTCAATAGAGTATTAGACAGACTAAATCTAAGCCATAATTATTTCCTGTCAaaaatatgattttttttttgtggattTGAGAAATTTCAGAATGCAAATAGTCCAAAGTaggaaataatttaaaaatcaaAGGCAGACACATTACAAGAGACTCATAAGGAGAAACACTGCCCACACATACATTTGTTTTTAACATCCTACATCTAAAGTGTTTAAATTGAGCTAACCCTATATTGTTTACTCAAAGACAGCTATGAGGTACCCTCAATAAACTGGAAAAGGCAGTTATGCCTCAACCAACCAGGCATCGCTGGCTCCACAGTGATCAAGCTTTGCAGTGGATTCTCTAAATTGTCACTGGAATTAAATGGGGTTGGTATTAATAATTGCATACACTGTATAccatataataataaacccatACACTGTGGGTTTATCATATGCCCAAAAGCCTTACATAATGCAACAGAATTTCAATATAAGTTATTACATGACCTTCCTGCGTATCAGTTTATCTGGATATTCATTCAAAAACTCCCCTTTATCACTTATTGTGCCATTGTTGGCATAAAAATACTAGCAGGCAGATGAACCCAGAGTAGACTGTAAAAGTGAGCCTCAGCAGGGACTCTCCAAATGAGGATTACAATTACTCTTTCAGCACTGCCCTCCCTCACCCACAACCATAAAGGAGCGAAGGATTATTAAGATTTATCCTTGTGTATTCGTGTGTTGTCCATATCATTATCCAAAGAATCCTAACAGAATCCTAATCCagcttttttattttaaaataatacacTAAAACAGTCATGCCACTAAATTCTGTGATTGATGTATCTGGCTGAGCTGAATTCCTTCTTATTCTGTTCTGTTAGTGTTTGTCTGTGGTGACTGAGGCTGCTGTCTTCCTAATCCGCCTCCATGGCTGACCTTGATTAAGGGGGCAGACAGTAGATGATTGTTTGTGTCATTGGTGTAATGTCTAGCATGCAAACCTGCAGTCTGTAATTGAGTGATGCATTGGTAAGGCTGTATACTCTGCTATCATGAGATGGCAGGTCAAATTCGAACTTTGGAATTTGTAAATACCAAAAGTTCAGAGTTCCATTTATCTTTTACAATTTGCACCTTAAAAGACAATGGGCTAATTCTGTAGATCTAGATTTAAAAGAATCATAGACTAAAAATATTTGTAATTGACTACTCACAATAAGCCAAAAAATAATAGATTAAATTGAGTGTCTGTGTGATTGAATTTTTCTATATGGAATTATTGAGTCTCTGACATAGGTGAAATTATTCTAACCCAGTGGAGAATGAAACACTAAAGCTTATCCAACAGAGGCGTGTGGCAAGAGGGTTTGGTTAATGGATAAGCATAGTCATGGCTAAACTGCCATTAGTGGATCACAACCGGAAACCCTTTAGTTCAAACTTGGGTGCAATCGTGGTCTAGAATAGTGGACAAAGCATTTTAAAAATCCATTTGCAATGGCTTCTCCATTAGCAGACCAGACTTCCTTGGTATCAAGCTTGGTGGAAGACTTTCATTAATGAAGTATAAAATTTGTTAATAAGAGCAAACTGTCAAATTTACTAAACAGCATACAAATCACTTATATCTCCAACACAGAAAAGAAGAAAAGCAGAAGACAAATATTTAGGAGCATAACAGTATCTAACATTTGTACTTGCAAGGACACAATGAATATAAGAATAACCAAGGCCTTGCTGGTTCTCAGTGATGTCTAATACTCTGCTGTGCACCAGTATGTGAGATATAATTTCACAAGTTCTCAGTGTCCAGTCATTAAGTAAGTAAACACTGTCGAATCTGCGATAGACAGAATAAATTATCCTATCAAGTGAAACATGAGACTTAGAAAATATTATGACCATGACTAAGTCCCATTCATTTTTACAGGTATTATTCATTGTATCCATGAATGTGGACCACaactttttttttgcaaagtCTGTATTTGAAACTCTATCTAATAGTAGTCCGTGAGTAAGCTTTATACACAAAGTGTGATTGTGACAAATGAGGAGGTGCGTACAATATCATGTTTAAGATGGTCCATATTTCATCCCTGACTTCTCTGCTAAGACTATTGTGCCTTTTGTTCTAATGGTATctgtgaaacaccacacaacttTATCAGCACCTTATTAGCCACTGGAATCTCTTCATCATGCCGGGGGCAGATATGGACATTTAGAACCTTTTGGATATCTCAGgtttttaaattaataataacaacataGCTGTGTGGGAAAATTAAGTAGAAATTGTAATTTAAGGTGCATACAATACTGGGAATGTCCCCCATACATGTATACCTGTAGGTTTAATCATGTTACACAATTTCTAAATATTGATTCAAATAACTGACTCATACTTTCAGCTTCACTTACACTTTGGGGTCTGTTTCCAACTCAGTATTTTTCACTCAGTGCTGTTCATCGACTGGAATGTAGACACAGAGTTCAGCCAAGAATCTGTTATCGGGAACAAACTAATGGATCAGTCCAATGTTTCTTGTCAGTACTTTTTTACCATTGCCTCTTGGAATGTGTTTAGGAACAACATTGTTTTTCTGTGCCTCAGAATGATGCAACATATAGGCTATACATAAGGATAACAGTGAGGTCTGCTGTAAACATGAACTTTCTTCTAAAAAAAACGGCAATATATCATAGTATCACACAGAAGTCTTCAGACTAGACTCAAAACCATCGCATATGTAGCATAAACTTAATTTTTGTGCAAGTGGGTAAACAAGTGAGAGACAATATACTTGACAACATAAATGTCACAGGCTAATTAATCAGCGTCTAGGCCTTCACTGTAAAAACCGATGCCTCATCCAGCAAGCGTGGGTTAAAGCGTAATTGGATCTTTATCTGTCGTCACGTGCAGACATCCCGCGTGCACTTCAAATACGCCGCGCGCCTAATTTGCATATCGATCCAATTACCTCCCAGTCTATTAGTCGCGTCTTTGTCTCGACTACTCGGTGCTGTTCCTTACGCTTTTAGTGACTTATCAGGATGCCATTCAGATAGACTAGAAGGTGGCGGCCTCTTTTAGACAACGTGCAGCTCTAGTTAACCTTTGGTATTCGGTATGGCAATTTTAAAGTTTTTATTTCTAGCATACTTTTGTAGCAACTTTGGATTGATCAACACCGAGAAGGTGAAATTTCAGGAACAGCTGTTCTTAAGTTCAATGGGGCTCTCGAGTCGCCCCGAACCGTCAAATCATGTTGCTGTGCCCTCATTGCTGTGGAGAATCTTCAAGAAGTCGGATGAAAGACCTACGGAAACGGATCCATGTACTGTGTCCGAATACGGAGTCAGAGGAAACATTGTGAGATATGTCCTAGATCAAGGTGAGCGTCTCGCTGTTCTCCCTATCTAGGCCTCATGACgatgttttctttattttaattaatcCACATCTATTATTTCATGATCATATCTCAACAGGTAGACTGATTTCCGAATCGAACCACCACTGCCTCACGAGTGTGGAGAAGCATCTGTTTTTCAACATGTCCGTGCTCGAAAACATTGAGCAACTCTCGTTTGCACAGCTGGAAATTAAGTtcaaacaagatttttttggcGTGTCGCAGAAAGCGGGACAGCCGGCATTTTCCATGCACCTCTACAGAGTTTTAAGGCCCACATTAAAGGGAATGAATCATGAATTTAGCCGCAGACTGCTGTTCTCTCAGTCGGTTCACTATCAATACACTCACTGTTCTATTAATTTCAACCTGACTGATCTGGCAGAGTCGTGGAGAAAGCCAGGCAAAAACTACGGTCTGATACTTGTTCTCCAATCCACTCAGATGAGCAATAGCATCAATTCAATTGACTGTCACCATATGAGCACGAACCCTTTCGGTCATATAGAGATCCCAGAACCGGTGGCATCGTTAGTGGTTGTATCTCTGAACCCATATCAGTGCAGATCAAGGAGGAGGAGAAGCGCCTACTATTTACCCATTACCCCCAGCAACGTGTGCAGACCCAGGCGCCTTTACATCGACTTCAAAGATGTTGGGTGGCAGGACTGGATCATCGCCCCACAGGGCTACATGGCCAATTACTGCCACGGAGAGTGTCCGTTCCCCCTCAGTGAGAGCCTGAACGGAACCAACCACGCCATTTTGCAGACCCTTGTCCATTCGTTTGATCCGACAGAGACCCCTCAGCCGTGCTGTGTCCCCATCAAGTTATCGCCCATTTCCATGCTGTATTACGACAATAATGATAATGTTGTTCTCAGGCATTACGAGGACATGGTAGTAGATGAATGTGGTTGTAGATAAAAAAGTACTAGATGTTTCTTCGATGAGAATACAATAAAGTTTGTTTTAAATAATGATGTCTTGTTCAGCTTTGCAGACTGTTCCGTGGTCCATCACAGTCTTTATGCACTacctgtggtgtgggtgtgtgtgtgtgcaagactCCTCCACTGGTTGGCGCGCTGTGTTTAAACTTCACTCGTAGTCCAACACTAGAATTTGGTAATTAAAATGTACTTGTCAGGATCTTTAATGCAATCTTAACATATACTGTTGTTACATTAGTTACACAGACTAAAAGATATAGGAAAGGAAATACAAAGGAGCATCTTGTTTTGAATAGGTATTTATATTTACCACCGGAAACAAGAGCACCGGGACCAAGTTAATAAACCTTGTGACAGCATGAGTGTTTTTTTCTTTGGCCGCTGATGTGTTAGCTGGTGACATCACTGAGTAATAAAAAGATACTCCAGAGAGCGACGGGCTCAATCAGGTTGACAATCGCACACAAGGATACGCACCGACGTCAAACGTGGTAGTGAACGGCACGGTGTTTGCAGGAGAAAGCTtctgtttttaaatgacctaCACCTTGCTACGTCCAATACATTATTAAAGCGGGTTGCATACTCACAACACGCTTGTTAATTTTGAAGCCATTCTTAGACTACTTTTCGTCTTTTTTTAGCAAATATAATCTAAAAAATATGTAAGACAAAAACTGGTTTTGGAAGCTTTCTGCTTTGTGCAGAACAGCTGTGATGTGCTCTGAAATGGACGCTGCGTTGTTCTAGCAGTTAAAGACGTTACAGGGGAACCAGCGGTACTTCAGTTCTGCAGGACTTCATTGATAATCATCTGTCATGGAAAAAAGCGGGATGCATAACTTTCAGTAGTGGGCTGCGCACCCGGTTTAAGTGGACTTTATCCTTAGAGCCGGCACTTGTACAGACAACACCTACCAAGAAGGTTGCTAAAACGCTGAAAAGCACGATTAGTTTTCAATATCCTGGAGCAGTTTCTTGCGGATTTAGATCGTTTTTTTATTTGGATGTTTCTGTGGAGTTTTTTAATTGATGGACAGAAAGGTGGTCGGCATTTCAGTGAGTTTTCTTGTTGGATTCGAGTGCTGGTTGAGGTTTACTCTTCCCATCTCAATTTGAATTGTTAATCAGAAAAAGTTAGGATTATGACTGTCTTACCTGCCATTCTTCCTGTTGCAAGACGTCAGGTTAAgtttatattatataaaataaCAATTGTCAAGCTGACTGATTAATGGAGGGTATATATTTACGGTAAGGGAGAGTAAAATGACTAAACTGAGCAGTAGAGATGGAAATATACGCTGGTTTGTGCCTGTGTGATACCGTCGTTACCCACTGACAAGTTACCCATCTGTCAGGAAGAGCGTGACCATGGACTCCACTGTGCGTGCTTTCATGGTACTGCTGTTCGGTCAGGTGTTACTCGGAGGCTGTACTGGACTTATTCCCGAAATTGGGCGGCGAAAATACAGTTCGCCACTGTCCGAGGACATCTTGAACACCTTTGAACTTAGACTTCTAAGCATGTTTGGGCTAAAACAGAGACCTACTCCAAGCAAATCTACGGTCGTTCCACAATATATGATTGACTTGTTCACCGTGTACTCTGCAAACACGGAGCAAAAGCACAGTCGACCGAAAGGTTCTCTCTGGAGGAATTCTCAAAGGTCCGCCAGTCGTGCTAATACAATAAGAAGTTTCCACAACGATGGTAAGCTATCCTGAAGCACCTAAACTGAAATcaatcaatctctctctctcgctctctctctctctcacacacacacacacacacacacaaaaataagtAACAGGTGTAACTGTTTACAGGTGTTACAAAAAAAACCTCCTGCATGTAGTGGCTGTACTGTGTTCTCAGAATATGGCCAGAATTACGAATTTAGTGAACATTTATCACATGTGCTTTTCATGTTTGATCATATACACCGTGTATCAAGTAAACTCATCAGTATTTTGGgtctttataaatataaataaataagtccATTGAAACACATTTGTGACGTCTTGGTGGATCTGCCTCAAGGTTTAATTTAGACTTTGATATCTAAGAAATTTTCTTGAGAAGCCCAACTGAAATTACAAATCAAAATATGAGCTTGAAAGAGTACAGTATTCTGAAAGAATATTGTCTTATGAGCCAGGGGTCACACAGTGTTCACTACTGTACACATCTATTTGGAGAACTGCAGAACTGACAGTGATTCAAAGAACATATGTATCAGCAGATAACTTGAACCTTTCTGAATAACCCAGTCCACATACATAGACGTAGGTTGAGTTTTTTAGTGCATAAACTAATATTGTCAAACATGCAGTTAAGTGTATAACTTGCTTCTTTAAATAGGCAAACGTGTTCTGAGTACATTTTCATCTCTTTCAGAGTCTGCAGAGGAGTTGTTAAGTCATGGTGGAAAAACGTCTCAGAGATTCCTCTTTAATTTAAGCTCTGTCCCCACTGAGGAGTTCGTCACATCAGCAGAGCTAAGGATTTATAGGGAGCAGGTCATGGCAACCACAAATGGCAGCAGCAAGAACAGCACGGGGCACCATCGCGTTAACATCTATGAGATCATGAAGCCCGCCCTTCACGGCGAAGAGCACATCACAAGACTCCTGGACACCAGGCTGGTTCAGCACAGCCTGAGCAAGTGGGAGAGCTTTGACGTAAGTCCCGCCATCATGCGCTGGACCACAGAGGGCCACGCCAACCATGGCTTCGTGGTGGAGGTGGTTCACCCCAGTGATGCGGAAGGGGACTACAAGAGGCACGTCAGGGTCAGCAGGTCCCTGCATGACGGCGAGGACTCATGGCCTCAGATGAGGCCGCTGCTGGTCACGTTCAGCCACGACGGCAAAGGACACGTGCTGCACTCCCGGGAGAAGCGGCAGGCTCGCAGCGGCAAGCCAAAGAAGAAGCACAAAGCCAACTGCAGAAGGCACTCCCTCTACGTGGACTTCAGCGACGTGGGCTGGAATGACTGGATAGTGGCCCCACCAGGCTACCATGCCTTTTACTGCCAAGGGGAGTGTCCTTTCCCTCTGGCGGACCACCTGAACTCCACCAATCAT contains:
- the bmp2a gene encoding bone morphogenetic protein 2 is translated as MDSTVRAFMVLLFGQVLLGGCTGLIPEIGRRKYSSPLSEDILNTFELRLLSMFGLKQRPTPSKSTVVPQYMIDLFTVYSANTEQKHSRPKGSLWRNSQRSASRANTIRSFHNDESAEELLSHGGKTSQRFLFNLSSVPTEEFVTSAELRIYREQVMATTNGSSKNSTGHHRVNIYEIMKPALHGEEHITRLLDTRLVQHSLSKWESFDVSPAIMRWTTEGHANHGFVVEVVHPSDAEGDYKRHVRVSRSLHDGEDSWPQMRPLLVTFSHDGKGHVLHSREKRQARSGKPKKKHKANCRRHSLYVDFSDVGWNDWIVAPPGYHAFYCQGECPFPLADHLNSTNHAIVQTLVNSVNGNIPKACCVPTDLSPISLLYLDEYEKVVLKNYQDMVVEGCGCR
- the gdf3 gene encoding protein DVR-1 translates to MAILKFLFLAYFCSNFGLINTEKVKFQEQLFLSSMGLSSRPEPSNHVAVPSLLWRIFKKSDERPTETDPCTVSEYGVRGNIVRYVLDQGRLISESNHHCLTSVEKHLFFNMSVLENIEQLSFAQLEIKFKQDFFGVSQKAGQPAFSMHLYRVLRPTLKGMNHEFSRRLLFSQSVHYQYTHCSINFNLTDLAESWRKPGKNYGLILVLQSTQMSNSINSIDCHHMSTNPFGHIEIPEPVASLVVVSLNPYQCRSRRRRSAYYLPITPSNVCRPRRLYIDFKDVGWQDWIIAPQGYMANYCHGECPFPLSESLNGTNHAILQTLVHSFDPTETPQPCCVPIKLSPISMLYYDNNDNVVLRHYEDMVVDECGCR